A single genomic interval of Fibrobacter sp. UWB13 harbors:
- the ribH gene encoding 6,7-dimethyl-8-ribityllumazine synthase produces the protein MKEFKNSLNGSGLKVAIAVARFNEVVTDRLLEGAVRELETLGVDSDDIAVAHVPGAFELPGLCRRFVDSGKYDAVIALGAVIRGETGHYDVVVNNSTGGIASLAAEGKVPVILGILTTDTVDQAMNRAGLKAGNLGCNWARTAVEMVNLYKQIGK, from the coding sequence ATGAAAGAATTCAAAAATTCCCTCAATGGTTCTGGTTTGAAGGTCGCGATTGCAGTCGCCCGCTTCAATGAAGTGGTGACTGACCGCCTCCTTGAAGGCGCTGTCCGCGAACTTGAAACGCTCGGCGTCGATAGCGATGATATCGCTGTGGCTCATGTGCCGGGTGCTTTTGAACTGCCGGGCCTCTGCCGCAGATTTGTGGATTCTGGCAAGTACGATGCCGTGATTGCTCTCGGTGCCGTTATCCGTGGCGAAACAGGGCATTACGACGTTGTCGTGAACAATTCTACGGGCGGAATCGCATCGCTCGCTGCCGAAGGCAAGGTCCCGGTGATTCTCGGAATCTTAACGACCGACACGGTTGACCAGGCGATGAACCGCGCAGGTCTCAAGGCCGGCAACCTCGGCTGCAACTGGGCAAGAACTGCCGTTGAAATGGTAAATCTTTACAAGCAGATTGGAAAATAA